DNA sequence from the Littorina saxatilis isolate snail1 linkage group LG9, US_GU_Lsax_2.0, whole genome shotgun sequence genome:
CGCTGATGGCGGCGTAGATTGACGCCTGGCCCACGACGATGAGCATGAAGAGAATAAAGTTGAAGACGATGATGACACTGAAGGCGTACTGCTGGCCGGGGAAGTCTCCGCGAGTGACGGGCAGCGGTATACAGATCCCCGTGCGGCTGTAGAATGACCAGTGTGACGTCACAGGCAGCAGGGGCACGGCGGCCATCACCATGGCAACCAGCCAAACGCCCGTGCACGTGAGGTGGGCAGAGCGAGTGTTGAAGCGCAGCGAGCTTAGCGGGAAGCGCAGCACCAGGAAGCGGTCCAGCGTGATCAGGCAGATGATGAGGGCCGACACCTCGCTGGACACCAGCGACAGGTACCCCGCCACGCCACACACGGCGCTTTGCCTCCACCCCACGTCATCCCACAGGTAGCTACCCCGGTACAGGCGGTCAGCCACCCCGATCACGGCCAAGTACACCCCCATCAGAAAGTCGGAAAGGGACAGGTGGGTGACGAAGACGCTGAAGCCCGACTTGCTGCTCTTGAGGTAGAGCGTTCTGACCACGAAGCAGCCCACGTTGCCCAGCAGGGCCAGGGCGGCGAAGATGGACAAGAAGACTCGGTACAGGTCAGAGCGGAGCAAAGACTCACACGACGACAATTCGTCAAAAGGAGCCCTGCAGTTGGCCAGGTTGAAGCCAGGGGGCAAGGTGGCCTGACAGCACAGCTTGTAGTTGTCAGCGGCCACAGACTGCAGCCGGTCCAGGCCGGAAAGTAGGTCACGCGGAAAGTGGGTCATGGGGCAACCTTCAGTGTCCAGGACGTGGAGAGCGGGAAGTGAGAGCAGGCCTTGTCCGGTGATGCGATCCACTCCGCAGTGAGAGAGATTCAGGGTGTGCAGGCCTGGGAAGATAGCAAACCTCTCCGTGTCCAGTGTGGGCATGTGCACGCCAGATACGTCCAACGTTATCACAGCAGGGAAAGACAGATTTTGAGAATGTGAGTCAAACAAAGACTGGAGCGGGTTTCCAGACAAGAACAGGTGTTGAAGATTGGGCAGTCCGCGAAGATGACCCGCGCTGACGTCATGCAGGCGGTTGTGGCTGAGGTCAAGGCTGCGGAGGTTAGGGAAGGTCAGGTTGTCGACACTCCCAAGGCCGCACCCTGACACGCTCAGGTGGATCAGGAGCGTGTGCTCAATCACCCGTGACGGCGTCAGAGCGCTGCCGCTGGCGTCGAGGTATCTGATGTCTAGGTGAAGCATGTCTGCCGGGAAGGGCGTGTGACAGGCGACACTCAGTCCGTGGCACGTGCACCCTGGTGGGCAGGCGTTAGCACAGAACAGCTCGTCGTCGTCCTGCGGACACTGGTACACGCCGTCGCACACGTGTGTTGGGTGCAAGCAGACACTGGAGCCGCGGCAACGATACAGACCACGACACGACACTCTCCCACACCCCGCCTCGTCCTCTCTACCGGGGCAGTCGTTCACGCCGTTacagaggaggaagaggggcaGGCAGTAGCCGTCGTCCGCACACTGGAAGTGTGTTTCTGGACACGGCGAGGAGGAGCTGTTCGCGTCCAAGGACTGAGACAATGGAGTGATGAGGAAGGGGAACAGGTCCCCCCTTGTGGAGGAGAGAGGGATGAAGTTGACCAGTGCGGGGGAAGGGGGAGTGCGGATGTTCTGCCCATCTTTGAAGGAACACTGCTCTTCGTCTGACCCATCGTGACAGTCCTGCTGGCCGTCACACAGCGCTGACAGAGGCACACACTGCGACACACATAACACATCATGTACCGATTGGACTTTGTATTTCTCTTCTTTGGACCATGTGAGGTTAGAAGCCGACTAAACCTCATATCTAGCAGAAAATGTGCCAAGACTTAGGAACAGAGTGTGACGGGCggagtggcggggtggtaagacgtcggcctcttgatcgcaaggtcgtgagttcgaatcccggccgcggccgcctggtgggttaagggtggagatttttccgatctcccagaacaacttatgtgcagacctgctagtgccttctcccccttcgtgtgtacacgcaagcacaagaccaagtgcgcacggaaaagatcatgtaatccatgtccgcgTTCGGTGGGCTGTAGAAACACTAAAATACCCATAAtgcttcccccaaaatcggcgtatgctgcctgaatggcggggaaaaaacggccatacacgtaaaaacccactcatgcaaaaacattaGTGAccgcgggagtttcagcccgtggacgaagaagaagaaggaacagagtgcgtgtttatgtgcgtTCAATCGTTAACAGTCATGTGCTGGTGTTGAAGCCAGTCACGTTACCTAAAGGATCCCCTATTTGTTGGAATTACGCCTCTTCCTTATGTGCAAACAGAGTAGAATATCTCAGAGCTATATGTTGTCTGTCCGCctccctctttctgtctgtctgtctgtctgtttgtctgtctgtctttctgtctgcctctctctctctctccctctctctctctttctctctctctctctctctatcttcctccctctctctctctctctctctctatcttcctccctctctctccccctctctctctctctctctctctctctctctctctctctctgtgtccccctCTCTTTTTGCTAACGATTCTCCTCTTCATGCAAGTGGAAagtttttttggctcacgtaagtgtagcctatgcgatgataaactttgtctgtctgtgcgtgcgtgcgtatgtatgtatgtatgtatgtgtgtatgtctgtggtagaaactttaacatttccgagtctatggattacgtcagtctcggtcaaaagtgttcgacgtgtgtgatagaaactatttgaagacgtcacattatgacgtaagagggttagacgtcacgcaaaggaattactgaaagtctcggtcattgttattgtgagcgggccgagacttcttggcagatccagggtctcgctttcttgcatagtttcacctatgcttactgtgtgtgtgtgtgtgtgtgtgtgtgtgtgtgtgtgtgtgtgtgtgtgtgtgtgtgtgtgtgtatgtgtgacggagtgattgagtttgtgttactgtttgtcgatttcttacgtgagccttgaaggcttcgcctcttgttcagtaatagagtcctcccttcaaacagctttaaacgatgtaaataactggtgtagtgctaatgctatgcgtGTCCATCCAAtgaaaactaaaagtatggtaattgcaaccagacaaaaacaccagatttctctactcaaactaaatcttactattggtacgcaatcaattgaacaagttcaacagcatcgcgttttaggggcaATTATTGAtggtgaattcaagtggcaggcacaattacagcatatttgcaagaaagtagccaagaacgttttcctcctatgcaagttaaagcaatttacggacagaagaaCTCtagaaatgttccaccatgctcatgtaatgcctcacattaattatgtttcgacgctctgggatgcagacctgtttaccctcccggattgtccggaatCATTACGCATTTGGGGTCCTaattccggtattacggaaaGCTATCGAAAATTCCTGAAATTCCGGTCGCGAGAACCTTTTTCCGTGCGCGAAAATTCAAAGTCAAAGTATGGTATTCACCAGGACTGTGATTTCCCTTTTACCTCAAGGCAGACCGGAACAGGCTTGTCTGCGCATGTGCTCACCAAGGTGTTTGTCGGTCAACGCGGGGTTGGTTGAAAGTGACGGTCGGCGACGGTCGGCAACGGTCGGCGACGGTCGGCGACGGTCGGCAACTACAAACTTAGGAGAGGGTGTCAAATGGGGAAAACATCAccgagaagagagagggagagagagagaggcttagGAGAAGGTGTCAGGTGagggagaagaaagagagagatccaGGGGGCTTAGGAGAGGGGGTCAAATGGGGAAAACAACAccgagaagagagagggagagagagagaggcttagGAGAAGGTGTCAGGAAagggagaagaaagagagagattcaggGGGCTTAGGAGAGGGGGTCAAATGGGgaaaacaacagagagagagagagagagggagagagagagagactgagagagtgttTACAAACACATACTGTGGGATTCAATGTAACACGCAAAATCTTTATTCGCTAAACAAAATCTAAGTTCAACGTTTGTTAATTCATCAATCGTACCGAGATCTTAACAATAAGCTACCGGTATGGGAAAAAACATTCCTGTCATTTTAGGTCAACTAATCTTAATTATCTAAGGCTAAATAGGGCTTGGCCAGATGTAAGCCTAAGTATCTAGTTTAATTTTATGGTCATTCTGTGAAATGGGGCCGAGGATGATCGCCGGTGACTCGTTGCTTCTTCGACGAAGGAGTtatgtgtgtgatagggtggagtggaagggggggataggccaggaagcataaatgagacgccaagacagaggttgcgataacgtgacttttacttaacgtacaccagaagcaaacaccagaaagcagtgtagattctcctcagtgagcacacttgaaacagtaaacacaagagcacaggtatcGGGATTTAACACCACACGTCGACCGATTACAACTTCGCGACaaatttgggcagaggttcTACACTTTCACGACAACAACatatgagcagcacacagctcacTCGATGATCGGTCTCACTAAACGCGTCTGCTGATCTAGCCTAATGCTctcccttttaaaggctggtcaaCTCCGATTCCCAATAGCCAATAGGAAAGATACCCGGTGTCAGACAGCGGACGACAACAACatatgagcagcacacagctcacTCGATGATCGGTCTCACTAAACGCGTCTGCTGATCTAGCCTAATGCTctcccttttaaaggctggtcaaCTCCGATTCCCAATAGCCAATAGGAAAGATACCCGGTGTCAGACAGCGGGGGGCGTTCTACTGgctagatagagagagagactgagagagagagagagagagagagagagagagagagagagagagagagagagagagcgagagagagagcgagagagagagcgagagcgagagagagagagagagagcgagagagagagcgagagcgagagagagagagagagagagagagagagagagagagagagagagagagagagagagagagatgatactGACTTCACATTCGATACTAATCCGATTTTCAGTGTCGTCGCAGCAGATGCCACATGGCCACGTCTGTTTCCTTCGAGGCATTATCATGGAGTGTTACAGAATGTAGCCAAGTAAAGACCAATGCCGGGTATGTCATTAACTCGGGTATACAATAGAGTGAACTGTTTTATTGACTCATACTGTTTTATTATTCGCTTGTGAACAGACGCTcactcaaaagaaaaaaaaaattaaagagaGAGGGTTTGTTTCGGTGCAACACTTGTTTTTTGTCGTCGTAACTCGGGTATACAATAGAGTGAACTTTTTGAGTGAACTGATTTATTATTCACGTGTGAACAGACGCTcgctcaaaataaaaaaaatcaaagagggagagagggttTGTTTTGGTGCAACACTTGTTTTTTGTCACCGACCGTTGCCGACCGTCACCGACCGTTGCCGACCGTCCGACCGTTGCCGACCGTCACTTTCAACCAACCGGTCAACGCGCGGTTTTTGGTCGACATGGGTCCGCCGAAGCGTAAGGCCGATCGCGCTGTGGACAAAACACCAACCAAAAAGGCTAAAGTTGTTCAGAGATACATACCAAACTATCAAGCCAGGTGGCCGTGTCTAGTGAAAAGCAAAAAGAGTGAATCGCATGTTTTTTGCACTGTGTGTGGGTCGGACTTCTCGTGTTCGAGTGGTGGCGCACACGACTGTAAGCGGCACATCGAGAGTACTCGACACAAGCAAAATGCATCGTTGAAGGAGAAAATACCATCAGTGAGCAGCTACATCAAAGAAAAAACGCAGAGAAGAGCgaagaaaggaaaacaacaaGAGCAGAAGCCTACTTGTGTGATTTTCTCATCGAGCACAACCTGCCTTTTTCATCCGCTGATACGCTAACTCGCATGGTCAGATACATGTTCCCTGATTCCAAGATTGCGGCAGGTGAGTTACCGTTACGGTTAAGTCTATgttagtaatagtagtagtagggACTGGGTTATGATCCATAAGCCTCGCggctttgttgtttttgaatttattttttatttttttaacttagTGTTTCTAATGAGTAATCAGTAATGAATAATTAATGAATCATTGAATGTTTAATATATAAGATATGATTCATTGTTAAAATTGTTTGTATGTACCCCTCTGTATTAATAATAAATATGGTGTCATATGGTAATGGCCTGGTGGTGTGAGTTAACTGGAAAATTCATGAAACAGCAGTATAAATTataattgaaattccatgacacTTGACTGTATGACAGTGAGACTGACTGAGTACGTGTATGAGCCTTAAGGATGAGTGTCTTGATTCAGTTGTGTTACTGTTATCAGTTGAATGGTGTGCAGTGTTGGGAACAGagtgaaaaccaaaacacatTGTCAGTTTGATTAAAATTCCAGGACTTTTGATTTTATCCAACATTTGATTtccagtatatatatatatatatatatatatatatataaatcctaAAGCCTCCT
Encoded proteins:
- the LOC138977219 gene encoding G-protein coupled receptor GRL101-like, which encodes MDYMIFSCVPLSALCDGQQDCHDGSDEEQCSFKDGQNIRTPPSPALVNFIPLSSTRGDLFPFLITPLSQSLDANSSSSPCPETHFQCADDGYCLPLFLLCNGVNDCPGREDEAGCGRVSCRGLYRCRGSSVCLHPTHVCDGVYQCPQDDDELFCANACPPGCTCHGLSVACHTPFPADMLHLDIRYLDASGSALTPSRVIEHTLLIHLSVSGCGLGSVDNLTFPNLRSLDLSHNRLHDVSAGHLRGLPNLQHLFLSGNPLQSLFDSHSQNLSFPAVITLDVSGVHMPTLDTERFAIFPGLHTLNLSHCGVDRITGQGLLSLPALHVLDTEGCPMTHFPRDLLSGLDRLQSVAADNYKLCCQATLPPGFNLANCRAPFDELSSCESLLRSDLYRVFLSIFAALALLGNVGCFVVRTLYLKSSKSGFSVFVTHLSLSDFLMGVYLAVIGVADRLYRGSYLWDDVGWRQSAVCGVAGYLSLVSSEVSALIICLITLDRFLVLRFPLSSLRFNTRSAHLTCTGVWLVAMVMAAVPLLPVTSHWSFYSRTGICIPLPVTRGDFPGQQYAFSVIIVFNFILFMLIVVGQASIYAAISANSIDSVAVTDSSRKSADLRIARRLVSVALSDFLCWFPIGLLGLLAARGVAVPGEVSVGLAILVLPLNSALNPFLYTINMLLERRRRGRDERLLKQVLAQIAEEDRSV